From one Triticum urartu cultivar G1812 chromosome 3, Tu2.1, whole genome shotgun sequence genomic stretch:
- the LOC125545417 gene encoding amidophosphoribosyltransferase, chloroplastic-like has product MAAAAAAATTATAATPSSRPLRAPPAPSTVHRQLRCHTGPSPSLLALRHRAARAPPARALLDKVTPFNFGEEEDDGGDDHPREECGVFGVVGDPEASSLCYLGLQKLQHRGEEGAGICAAGDDGKLKSVTGLGLVSDVFRDPAHLGSLPGQAAIGHVRYSTSGGQAQLCNVQPFLAGYRFGQLAVAHNGNLVNYLPLRHKLEAQGSIFNNSSDTEVILHLIATSLSRPLLARICDACERLQGAYSLLFLTADKLFAVRDPFGFRPLVMGRRPNGAVVFASETCALDLIDAVYEREVEPGEVIVVDRRDMSVSSACLVPHRPRKSCVFEHIYFALPNSIVFGHAVHERRTAYGRALAEESPAPTADVVIPVPDSGFYAALGFAQASGLEFQQGLIRSHYTGRSFIQPTQAIRDLAVKLKLAPVRGVITGKSVVVVDDSIVRGTTSSKIVRLLRDAGAREVHMRISSPPVVGRCHYGIDTPDEKELISNRLDVEGVREMIGCDSLGFLSLDKLHSIYGDEADELCDACFSRNYPVPMPEKVPAMASADDED; this is encoded by the coding sequence atggccgccgccgccgccgccgccaccaccgccaccgccgccacacCCTCCTCCCGTCCCCTCCGCGCGCCCCCCGCGCCGTCCACCGTCCATCGACAGCTCAGGTGCCACACCGGCCCCAGCCCCTCGCTCCTCGCGCTgcgccaccgcgccgcccgcgccccgccgGCCCGGGCCCTGCTCGACAAGGTCACGCCCTTCAACTtcggcgaggaggaggacgacggcgGCGACGACCACCCCCGCGAGGAGTGCGGCGTGTTCGGCGTCGTGGGCGACCCGGAGGCGTCGTCGCTCTGCTATCTCGGCCTGCAGAAGCTGCAGCATCGCGGGGAGGAGGGCGCCGGCATCTGCGCCGCCGGGGACGACGGCAAGCTCAAGTCCGTGACGGGGCTGGGGCTCGTCAGCGACGTGTTCAGGGACCCGGCGCACCTCGGGAGCCTCCCCGGGCAGGCCGCCATCGGCCACGTCCGCTACTCCACCTCCGGCGGCCAGGCCCAGCTGTGCAACGTGCAGCCGTTCCTCGCCGGGTACCGGTTCGGGCAGCTCGCCGTGGCGCACAACGGCAACCTGGTGAACTACCTGCCGCTGCGCCACAAGCTGGAGGCGCAGGGCTCCATCTTCAACAACTCGTCGGACACGGAGGTCATCCTCCACCTCATCGCCACGTCGCTCTCGCGCCCGCTGCTTGCCCGCATCTGCGACGCCTGCGAGCGCCTCCAGGGCGCCTACTCGCTGCTCTTCCTCACGGCCGACAAGCTCTTCGCCGTGCGCGACCCCTTCGGCTTCCGCCCGCTGGTCATGGGCCGCCGCCCCAACGGCGCCGTCGTGTTCGCGTCGGAGACCTGCGCGCTCGACCTCATCGACGCCGTGTACGAGCGGGAGGTGGAGCCCGGTGAGGTGATCGTCGTGGACCGCCGGGACATGTCCGTGTCCTCGGCCTGCCTCGTCCCGCACCGCCCGCGCAAGTCGTGCGTGTTCGAGCACATTTACTTCGCGCTGCCCAACTCCATCGTGTTCGGGCACGCCGTCCACGAGCGGCGCACCGCCTACGGCCGCGCGCTGGCCGAGGAGTCCCCCGCCCCGACCGCCGACGTGGTCATCCCCGTGCCGGACTCTGGCTTCTACGCGGCGCTCGGCTTCGCGCAGGCCTCGGGGCTCGAGTTCCAGCAGGGGCTCATCCGGTCGCATTACACCGGCCGCAGCTTCATCCAGCCGACGCAGGCGATCCGCGACCTCGCCGTGAAGCTCAAGCTCGCGCCCGTGCGCGGCGTCATCACGGGCAAGAGCGTGGTCGTGGTCGACGACTCGATCGTGCGCGGCACCACGTCGAGCAAGATCGTGCGCCTGCTCCGCGACGCCGGGGCCCGCGAGGTGCACATGCGCATCTCCAGCCCGCCGGTGGTGGGCCGATGCCACTACGGCATCGACACGCCGGACGAGAAGGAGCTGATATCCAACCGGCTGGACGTCGAGGGCGTGCGCGAGATGATCGGCTGCGACTCGCTCGGCTTCCTTTCGCTGGACAAGCTCCACAGCATCTACGGCGACGAGGCGGACGAGCTCTGCGACGCCTGCTTCTCGCGGAACTACCCAGTGCCTATGCCGGAGAAGGTGCCGGCGATGGCATCCGCCGATGATGAAGACTGA